The following DNA comes from Aquila chrysaetos chrysaetos chromosome 9, bAquChr1.4, whole genome shotgun sequence.
ACATAGGACAAAAGTTAAGTTTCGTCTGGTATGATCCATATTTGCTATGCAAATATGAATTCCCCATCTAGCTGCATCTGTTCTTCAAGGTCTGTGTAATAGACTACAAAATGCTCAGGTTAGATTAACATGTTGCTCCAATCACTTCAGTATTAAATTCACTGTTTTTCCTATCATGCCGTGCTACTCAACACACAGCCGCAAACAGTTCATTTAGACTTTACACATACGTTGGAGACAAAGGGTGGGGAGAGGACCTAAAAATAGAAAGGACAATGGGGAAATAGCCCCATTAAGCATGAGCATTGATCTTTTTCAGACAGATTATGGCTGTGACATTGAAAAGGGGAGTGTGTGTACTTATCACCCTGGTGCTGTGCATTGTGTAAGAGCCATTCAAGCCAggtaaagaaaattttttaaaactacattttttttattacttgttCCACCTTAGAGATAGCAGTGTCACAGAAATCAAAAAGGTCTCTTGACTCTCAACTCTCAGGGTCATAGCAGCCATTGCTTCCCTCTTATTTATGTATTGGTCCTCATTGCTGAGATGAAGTTAAGGCCTTAGATTTAATAAACAATTAATTGCACTGTGCTAAAATTTAGGATACCTAAACAAGTGCTAATGTCTAAAAGGGATTTGATTAGGCCTAATTAAGCCTTTCCTGTATTGGTCTCCTTAAGTTCAACAAGTTATTCTTTGCACTCTTTCTATCAGAACAATTTTAAAGAGTGCTATGTCCGTATAGCTATGATGCCTACAGAACTTCCAAAATGCCTTGGTTAAAAATCCCTCCCTCCCTATCCCTAATCTGGTCTAATTTATAAGAACAGAGTGGGGGCAAAGGGGGATGTTTAACTGGGAGGTATCATCTCTGGACATCATATAAAACTTGGCAACCAAAACATTTAGCTATATCCATAAAAAGGCAATAGGTGATCTCTAAATATGAATGGACTTCACAGAGCTGAACAATGACTTTCTTCTCACTGTTCTTCTCAACCAGTCCCCAGTATGCGGCAGGACAGCAGTGTTGCTATGACTCGACAGGGAGCCAAATCCTCACGCATGACTCCACAGCAGGCAGCACACCTGATAGAGGCCATGACTGGGGTTCACCACCTTTCATGAAGCCTCCCCGGATACCTGGCTTTTCCCATTGGCTTTATGATGTCATCAGCTTCTATTACTGCTGCCTGTGGTCTGATAATTGTCATTTCTATATGAAAAAGCGGCCCTCCAGCGACTGCAGGATGTATCATCCGCCTCGAGCTGGTAAGGGCTTCAGAATTCCATTACCGAGTGTAGCTTTTTGATACAGTGTTGGCTTTTAGAATatttgtatatgtatgtatgtcaGGTGACAATACAATGTCCCATGGCAAATTTCCAGGGAAGGTTTCTATTGATCTATCAGTGGCAAAATCTGTATGCGGTTTTTAATTGTCCTGCCAGATTTTTCTGCCGTTGTGTATCTCATTAACGCCTGCAACCTAAATAGCCAAAGTTTAGTAGTCAATGTCCATGACTTCCTATAATCAGTGGCACTTTCTCAGAAAGAAGATGGTTAGGGATGGTTAATGACAACTTGGCAGTAGCTAGAAAAGCTGACATGCTGAAAAATGCTACTCATATCAATTATGGAAGTCTTACCATTTACAAGCGTGTCTACTGTCCCTGCCCCTTGCTTTTAAGTAGTAGTCCTCAAGTCTTGCCATATCTCTATTGCTGCTACATGTGTTGCCttcttctgtgctgctggggtgcTGAGGTGTCCAGCAGGATTGTGGCCTCCTGtaaagagggaaagaggcagTGGTTTGCTTCaggcaaaaaggagaaaactgcaGAGGGCACTGAAGGAGCTAACTAGGACGTGACGTGACACAACACGAGACTTTCCCAGGAGTAGCAATAGCAGATAGTGAAAGTCTTTCCTGATTTCCCCCATCAAATTTGCCTGTCTGGAAGCAACAAAGGAATAGGGAGCTGGGAGCCAAGAGTGATAAGGTTGGAAGGGCAAGGTCCTTGCCAGCCCATGGCCCAGTCCCGAGCGAGGCAAGCAGGATGGATACAGTGATGGCAGCAGCAGTCAGTCAAGAGTCCAGATCTCCAGTTGAGTTTGTGGTGACGAGGCAGGTCCGAAGGAAAGCTAAAAAGTCAGTCTGATGGACAGGGTCAAAGATCTGGTCCAGTAATGGTAACCAGAGCAAGACACAGTCCAGCAATTGTCAGGCAAGTCCATAGTGACGAGGCATGTCAAGCCAGAAACTCAGTCGCAGGTCTGTGTGCAGATCATCAGGGTTCATGGCCAGGCACAGGCGTGGCTGTGTTGAAGATGGAAATAGGTACACCTATGACATagctcaggcagggactgaaGGCCCAGGCCCGAGCTTAGACAGAGCCCATGGACAGAGCATGTAGGTAGAGGGCCCAGCGAGACTGGGCAATGCAATTAAGGCCTGTGAGTGTGCTCAGGGCCCTGACAGTTCTACTACGGGACAGAAAGGCCTCTCTTAAGCAAGGACATGTTGATGAGGGATGTGAAGCACACGGTCTTGCAAAAAGATTCCCAAACATACTTATGCCATTACGTCCATATCTCAAACATGACAAAAATCCATCATGCAGCTCTCACTAAGCACTGCAGATGCTCGTCTTTCTCCTAGAAAGTATATGCCAAACTGCCTGTGCtacagcacagccaggagagtGTTCATTAACCTTGTGCAAGTCTAAGCATCTGAGAAAACAAACCCTCAAATGCCACAGAAGCCTCTGCAAAGATCTTAATGCTAAATGCTTCTCAGAGCATGCCAAAGACGGATGCGGTGCAAAATCAGCTCAAGCAAAAAAAGTCACCTACCTTGGTACTTATAGAACTCTCCTGGAACACGGGATGCTGGGCTTAAACACCTCAACTTCCTGATATGGAGAAATTACTTGAACATATCACTCAGGGCAGGCCTTCTTTGCTGTGATTTTCTGTTGTGAGTGTTCATTTGCTACATGCATTTTGGTCTGAAAATCCAAAGTGAATGCACTGACtgctgaggagaagaaaaaaatggcctTCTTTCCCTTGGTCTAATGAACCTGATTTATGGAGGGGACTCTTTCTCTGGGGAAAGATTGAGAGAGGCAACGATCCCAAAACACTTAATAATCAGGCAGATAAGGACCTACCTGTCACATAGATGTCCTTAGTTGTTGAAAGTCATATCTCAGATAAGATGACATAACTTCAACTTTTTTTGCTGGAGCGGAGAGGGGCCTTCTGACCTCTTAATGAtctaaaaggcaaaaccaaggATATCTGCTGAACTCCAGGGAGGTTTTGGGGCTGAGGATCACTGCCATCTCTCTCTGTTCAGGCCAGAGGAGACTTCAAAATCCCATCCCATTTCTTTGACTACAAAGACTACTTCCAGCTACATTTGTAAGTGCCCTGGTAGGGGGTCTACCAGGTAAGCATTGCTGCCCATAACAGCCTTTTAAAGTGCAGCCCTAAATGTTGGCCAGTGAAGATGAGAGTAACTGGAATGACATTTCTCATTGTTCGCACAGTGCTGTTCAAGGTTGCCATGGCTGTTCCTCATGTCACATTTACCATGGAATGGccttgcattttttcccttgtttaaATGCCATTCTTTGGATCACCAcaatgagattttctttttcttgtgaacCTAAGATGAGGAGTGATgatttgtgggttttgcttgttcttatttctcttttcgctttgaaaaacagcatctGCTTTTGGGGATCCTCACTTCTTTACATTTGATGGTCTGAACTTCACCTTCAAAGGCCAAGGAGAATACACGTTGGTAGAGTCTGATCTCACATCCCTAAGAGTGCAAGGGAGGACACAGCAGGCACACTTTCCCAATGGTGAGTTGGTAAGAGAGGAAGCAGTGATGACAAATAACTTCTGAGGTTGCTTGATTTGCACTTTACAGAATTCCTCCTATCTTCTCtcatattcttcttttttggcCATTTGTGAAAGGTCAATGTTTTGAAGCTAATCAGAAGGCAGACaaaatgttcaggaaaaaaataacttcctaATCAAAGATTATTTGCTAGTTTTATTGCGTATGAGTAATGGGAGTGTAAGGATTTCTGTTGTGTTCAAGAGCTCAAGGAAACAATTCTCATTTCTCTCCATGTCCATTTCCATCTGTAAGGAAACATAAGGTCAGTTCTAGGAATCAGTCAATAGGCATAGCTCCCAGCTGATGCATTTTGATAGTACTGTAGCTGAAAATTAATAGAAAGCAGGTAAGTGTATgccctgctttattttctttctgtgttaggtgtatatgcatgcatgtgttGACAGAGCAAAAATGTCCCAGAAGGAGCTGAGAAAACATACTttggatggggaaaaaattctttctaaGCACCTCAAGCtagcagaaaagcacagaatgTTTGGTGAGAAGTTCGTTAAGGGggtcatttttttattcaaagggCCCGGTTGTCCTGGTCTTTTGGCTTGTTGTAAAACGAAACCTAGGGCAGAAGAAGCTTTCTGCAGGTACCTGTGGCCTTCATCATTTGAATGGGTAGTTTGCAAACCAGCCTGTAAGGAGGAGATTGTCATATATCTGCACTTTaaaatgaggggaaaatagAGTATGAAACAGCAGAATGGGATTGTGTTTTTCACAACAACCTGAAAAGCCTTATGTCAGGTACTTTAGTCTATGCTTTTCCTGTGCCTGCTGCGGTGTGTAAAATAGCAGGCTTGCTTCAGGAAAGAATATTCCAGCTGGCCTCAGGGATGCACTTCAAGGATTTGGTACTTCTGGTAGAATTATAAGGATGGACTAAAAATTGTCTGTGCACTTCAGCACCCATGTAGATGTGAATGCTTACACTGAATATCACATTGGATAGGATGGaaattttcaaggaaatattttgcccTTGAAAGATTTTACTGTGTTTGTGGTAGTAGTGGCATGAGTCACTGAGCAATTCATTCTGAAGATCAgtttcttaaatttttgttcactctgtttcctttttctgccatGGCCTCCCTGAAATTATCTTCGATTCTCCCAGGCCTTACTCACAGGACCGAATGTGCAAGAAGGAGATCAACCAGTCTTCTTACATAGCTCAGCCACTGCCATTGGGATAAAGAATTTAGAATTTCCAGACTTTTTTAGCATTAAGCATTCTGCTTTCAATATACTACACCGGTAGGAGACTTATACTGTGGGTTTTTATGTGACCTATATGCTTAGCAATTCCCTCAAATATAAATAAtcatatttaattatttttaggaaataccttaggggtttttttgcttgtatcATTATAACCTTCCATATTTACTTTATATCATGTTGGGtattttgggggttgggtttttttatttggaaggaACTGGGGCTCAGGTGACAGGCTTGTCTGCAGTGGCCATGCAGGAGAACAACTCTGATGTGATTGAAGTACGCTACTCGGAGGATTTGAATCTGGAGGTCCTGTTGAACCAGAAGATTGTCAGCTTCTCTGAGCAAAGTTGGATGGACCTGAAAGGTTAGTTACAAATATCAGCCTTGTAAGCTATTGTATTCCGATGGAGCCCATGTATAGTTAAAAATATCTCTAGAGGCACATGTTTCGACTCTCTTTTCAGTGTCCTTTTGCGAAACAGGCTGCAGGTCACTCCAAAAATTATGTAAGGAGTGAAACAAGGGACAGGCAATGCTCCAGCTcattagaatttattttattacattactTCCTTCAGTTCAGTTGCTGCCAGATTGAGGCAGAATCAGTGGTAGTGCACAGCTGGCATGGCATACCATTTCTtggtgaaagaaataaaattgaaagcATGGGGGAGAATGCCATTTTCATCCAATCTGCCCACCCGGCCCTGTGTTTATGCTAGCCCAGTGCATGGATTCTTCTGGCCTTTGAGACTGATGACAGCTACAATATGGGTAGGAATATAGCCACCAGAATTATGGGCTACACACCTCCTTCCAAATAGCCACGGATCAAGTGTGCTACAGAGAAGCACATCGTGGCTATCTGTGTTCTCAAGGAGAGGTGTAGCAGGGAGTCATGGTTCATGTGAGCACATCACCACCTGCAACCTTCCTGCTTCTCATCAGCGTTGCTGGCAGTTAGCCTAGCTGTAACTGGAAGCACCTATGCTGTGTCCAGGAGGAGGCAGAGTCATCTGATTTGCCAGTAGGCTGGATGGTGGCACATTCTCCTCTCCCAAAATGTCCAAATAACATAAATGACAACCTTTACCAACACCTGGTGCTTGCCTGAACTTTCTGGGATGTGAGCGTATTACAAAGGGATGGCATGCAATCCTGGCAATGACAGTGAAGTGTTTTAACAGGTGGCTTCAATGCCCACATCTTCTATGTCCTCTTTCAGTGGCTTGTAGAGCAATGGTTTTCCTTCTCATCGCATGGAGCGTGGATGGAATTAAAACCTCCTTACTCCACATTCTGCCTTGAACTTACTGCATCTAATGCAATGAAAcctacaaagcaaaatgaaatatagtGAAATATAACCAAAATATATACTAAAATATAACTGAATTTCACATTCACCTATCAGGAGCTCTCTCGATCGGTCAGATGTTATTCCTCTATTCTTCTGCCCAAAAGACTAAGAAaagttgactttttttcctccaagggTGTGATCATTTGATTAGTCTttataataatttgaaaaacactCTAAACATTACTAGAATTTTAACAGTAAGCCTCCTATTCAGCGGAGGAAGTTTTCTGTGGCTAGCAACTAGTATTCCTGAAATGGCTGGAAAGTGTAATGAAGAGCAGAGGGTAGGCTACATTGACAAGGAGCTGCAGAAGCCAAGagatgcaggaaggaaaaaaataatggaaaggaCAGTGATGGGGCTTTGAGAAGAAGCGACATTAGGGAGGTCTTGGCAAGACAGTCAAGAAGCAGAGGAAACCCGTGACCACTGAGACCAGTGCTTCCAGCTCACAGCCACTCTTTGATGTAATCATCTCATATCTTAAAGCTTCTGCTCTGGGACACTGGCAGAAGGCAGTGCAGCTTGTATCAACTGTGGGTCTTTTTCTGCTACTACTCTGTAGTAGCCATTTTACCACAGTTGTAGGTATGAAGGTGTGGCCTCCCTTTAAATGCTTCTCAGAATGAAGCCCAGagtggaagggaggaaaagcttTATGAAAAATGGTTAAAACTCATGACACAACAATCTGTTCACTATGTATGACTATCTCTTTTGTCCTCTTCCTCTCATTGTTATAGGTCTCTTTCTCCATTCTACAGCTGATCAGAACATCACAGTGATGTTCTCTTCTGGGTCTGGAGTAGAAATAAGGGGAAGTGGAGGATTTCTGACCCTGACAGTTCTGCTCCCAGAGAAGTTTATGAATCACACCCAGGGTCTCTTTGGGGTAATGAATGGCAATACAGAGGATGAGTATACCTTCAAGAATAAAACCACCATGTCAGTTCATGCAAGTCCCCACCAGCTGTTTGAGTTTGGAGCTAACTGTAAGTCATTTCTCTAGTctattattacattttctttacaaattcaAAACAGTTTGTGATTTACAGACCAGCAAATGAAGTCTGTGCTAAGCAACCTATACTGGGGGAAGATAAGGGAGTAAGAGAAGTATGCCCTCCTCTACCCAAGTGGGCAATGTACCTAGCCAAATGATTGAAGATAGAACCGTGATGGAGTGTCCTGCACTTTGTTCCACTGAGAGTCAGAGCTCATATTGCACAGCATACACTTTCAGAATTCCATCTACTATGGTCAGTCAAACACAGCATCACGAGACTAAAGTGTTACAGAAGTATAGCAATAGCCAGGGTCAGCTATCTTTTTCCAGAATATTATCAATGTTTCCATCAAGTACCACACTGACAAtctgaaaaatcatttattaAATCGCAATTTAATAATTGTCCCTTTAAAAAAGAGGGGGGTGGTAGGGTGTGTGTGTAAAAGAATGGCTGCCTTTCATTTAATGAAAGTGATTAGGCTGGTATATCTAGCCTGCAGCATTCCTCCTGACATGATGTTAGGAGGTGGGCCAGAAACATGATGCAAAATACTCTCTGGCTACCAGTTGATCTCTGTATCAAGCACAGTGTAGCCGTACTCCAGGATTCAGATCATACTGAAAAGTGTCACTGCTCCTACTTCAGGAAGTTTCTGATCTAgcaggatgaaaacaaaaagcagggCCATGGCAGACGTGATAAATTTGGGGACATGCAGGTCAGGATTTGTGTTGCTTGTAATGTTTCATTTAGCTAGCTAGCTCTGCCTGAGGTACTTCTTTATCACCATTTTGCCAGCGGGCATCTAAAACCATCTTTATGTAAAATCATAGTTACACAATTATTTGGATCGGATTTTAAGTAGTCGATCAAACACCAGGTTAACCAAACACTATGTTTAGTGCTAAGTTAAGATGCTgcatatgaaaaggaaaataattttgagctGCAAGGTAGCTGTAGGGATTCATAGATCTCTTACAGCTCTAGCTACATTTATGTAAAGAAGCACTTGGATTACTAGCAGAAGGTGGTATAGGTCTGTAGGCAGTGTTACATatgaatctctctctctttctttctccatctcccaAGGGGCTCTTGAAAATGGAACTTCTCTCTTTACTTACGACACAGAGTTCTTACTGAACAACTTCTTTTATGGGGAAAAGCACAATGCTTCCTTTCAGCCCGTGTTCTTTCCTTATGAAGACCCTGCTGATCCCCTGGTGAAAGAGATGGTCTTGCTGTGTGGCTCTGACCCGTTCTGCAGATTCGATGTCCTGACAACAAGAAGCCTTCAAGTGGGAAGTTCCACAAGACTATCTCATCAGAATCACAAGCTGCTGGTAGAAAATCTAGAGCCAGGTGATACAACATTCCACAAAGCATCCATCGCTACAGTTCTTTCTAGAGGGCATCTAAATAGTTAACACTGTTCGAGGAGGCTTTGCTCAACTGTAGGTTCATGCACCTGTAAACATTCTTATTGGGAGGAATTGTCCTTGTACCAGAAAAACTCTGCACTGGTAGGATAGTtagacaaatacaaaataaatttctttccacttcttcCACTACTACACCACTGTGTAGAATCcttatcttcattttctatGCCTTCACCTGCCTTCCTcagacttaaaaattaaaaattaaaaaaaaaaataaaccagaaagtATTGTCTTCCAGTTAGCCTAAAGATCTTTGTCTTTCCATGAGTTGCCCCTAAAATGCCATTTGAATCATTGTGATGGAGATTTGCTagtccaaaaccaaaatactttaaCCAGTTATGTCTCTTTTACTAGTGATCTCTTGTGGTTGGCTGGATCATCCAACCAATGGAAGAAAGAATGGAACTACCTACCTGCTGGGCTCAACCATCAGTTTCATCTGCAATCAGGGCTATGAACTCACTGGGTCAAAGGAAAGAATTTGCCAAGTGACGGGGGCCTGGTCTGGAGACACACCCAGTTGCATCCTGAGAACAggtctgtttccttttaaatgttacaaattgacattaaaaaatcattatcaTGAACAAGGCGATCTCCGTATATGATGATGGCCCTTGACAAAAGCAACTTCTCTTACTTGGGAAGACATTGGACATAAGATCTCTGGGTTTCTAGAAGACTAATATTCAGATCTAAGTAACAGGTAGTttatggtggggtttttgtttgtttttttatttcatgtatctACTCTTTCTAAGGATTTAGGGCTACATGCTTCCCTTTCTCTAGGTTTGGCTGAAAGGAACTCATAGGCATGCTTCTTGAGTGGATGacctaaaataaatttcaaactCAGTcttagaaaaacaggaaagcataGTACTTACTTAGCTAAAAATGATTCCGTaacacaaaaatacaaagaCTACGAAAAGAATCCTTAtttacagcattattttcagGTAATTTTCTTATGTAAATGTAATGTTCTTTTAGCagctttataaatatataatctatgcatacatgcatacacatagAGAACTAGACATTATTCAAATCCTTTAGTATATACATAATTTGAGCTATTTTTCAAGTCTAAATGATGGCATAACCCCCAGCCACTTATTGTCATCCTTCATTCTGTCATCACTAATACAGTTTTAACTTTCTTTGCAACTAACTGGGGCAAACATATATCCAGTCTGAGCCTTCTGAGGGGTGGGTTATAAAGTTACACATTATAAAATCAGTGCCTGAAGagaaactttgcagaaaaggacctggggggcCTGTGGACACCTAGTTGTACACAAGCCAACAGTGTGTCCTTGCGGCAAAGAAGGTTCATGGTGTCCCGAGCTGCATTATGCAAAGTATTGCaagcaggtcaagggaggtgatccttcccctctgctcagcactggtgaggccacacctgcaGTGTTCCCAGTGCTGCGTTCCTCAGC
Coding sequences within:
- the SUSD2 gene encoding sushi domain-containing protein 2 isoform X2: MKFIGIDVSFFILFTLTGLWNAGGQDSCSHQCGELLGTCSCQVTCQSLGICCPDYKEFCLQISPYSGSLMGGKVFLIENTALNASSVLTCRFKQKIKTSGYVAKDGKAHCISPLLYETGFIPFEVSTDDGLTFPYSGTWLSVHHSKISDGEKCTLVNETKWQYYGTPNTDGNLTLTWTHQALAATRINIEVWGYQETGDSYSENWLAEWKYLYTLAREIPNIGKFSFIPVPAKGNYSTWDFGILRITPSSYSDGQSNIPSVWSREHALAWHLGKDFRNDPNAWATAKCMEWDRKEEKLPNFMEEIIDCPCTLAQARADTGRFHTDYGCDIEKGSVCTYHPGAVHCVRAIQASPQYAAGQQCCYDSTGSQILTHDSTAGSTPDRGHDWGSPPFMKPPRIPGFSHWLYDVISFYYCCLWSDNCHFYMKKRPSSDCRMYHPPRAASAFGDPHFFTFDGLNFTFKGQGEYTLVESDLTSLRVQGRTQQAHFPNGTGAQVTGLSAVAMQENNSDVIEVRYSEDLNLEVLLNQKIVSFSEQSWMDLKGLFLHSTADQNITVMFSSGSGVEIRGSGGFLTLTVLLPEKFMNHTQGLFGVMNGNTEDEYTFKNKTTMSVHASPHQLFEFGANWALENGTSLFTYDTEFLLNNFFYGEKHNASFQPVFFPYEDPADPLVKEMVLLCGSDPFCRFDVLTTRSLQVGSSTRLSHQNHKLLVENLEPVISCGWLDHPTNGRKNGTTYLLGSTISFICNQGYELTGSKERICQVTGAWSGDTPSCILRTDIKQVILLGCVFGIVGLAVLARLTFLCRKERHKGNQKLVSEVPVVSEQETMKFQRSF
- the SUSD2 gene encoding sushi domain-containing protein 2 isoform X1, translated to MKFIGIDVSFFILFTLTGLWNAGGQDSCSHQCGELLGTCSCQVTCQSLGICCPDYKEFCLQISPYSGSLMGGKVFLIENTALNASSVLTCRFKQKIKTSGYVAKDGKAHCISPLLYETGFIPFEVSTDDGLTFPYSGTWLSVHHSKISDGEKCTLVNETKWQYYGTPNTDGNLTLTWTHQALAATRINIEVWGYQETGDSYSENWLAEWKYLYTLAREIPNIGKFSFIPVPAKGNYSTWDFGILRITPSSYSDGQSNIPSVWSREHALAWHLGKDFRNDPNAWATAKCMEWDRKEEKLPNFMEEIIDCPCTLAQARADTGRFHTDYGCDIEKGSVCTYHPGAVHCVRAIQASPQYAAGQQCCYDSTGSQILTHDSTAGSTPDRGHDWGSPPFMKPPRIPGFSHWLYDVISFYYCCLWSDNCHFYMKKRPSSDCRMYHPPRAASAFGDPHFFTFDGLNFTFKGQGEYTLVESDLTSLRVQGRTQQAHFPNGTGAQVTGLSAVAMQENNSDVIEVRYSEDLNLEVLLNQKIVSFSEQSWMDLKGLFLHSTADQNITVMFSSGSGVEIRGSGGFLTLTVLLPEKFMNHTQGLFGVMNGNTEDEYTFKNKTTMSVHASPHQLFEFGANWALENGTSLFTYDTEFLLNNFFYGEKHNASFQPVFFPYEDPADPLVKEMVLLCGSDPFCRFDVLTTRSLQVGSSTRLSHQNHKLLVENLEPVISCGWLDHPTNGRKNGTTYLLGSTISFICNQGYELTGSKERICQVTGAWSGDTPSCILRTDTKATRNLFQRFQLYLNKKQ